The Cellulophaga sp. L1A9 genome window below encodes:
- a CDS encoding sugar phosphate isomerase/epimerase, with protein sequence MKDSIFNKRGLLFAFFAIFLFFFSCKDEKKKEDNILKVEDTIVVAPFFKLSLAQWSMHKMVFDDKVSPYTFAEKAKSWGFSGLEYVSGMYYEELEKENFSKEAMAAFVEKCNAESKKHEMTNLLIMIDGQGNLAAETSEERKKAVENHYKWVDAAAAMGCHSIRVNLSGGTSTEEWITSSVDGLTQLATYAKDKNVNVIVENHGGFSSNAADLALVMSKVNMPNCGTLPDFGNFCMKRKDGSIYNGECAEEYDMYKGVSELMPYAKGVSAKSYNFDADGNETKIDFSKMMNIVKDAGYEGFVGVEYEGDVLTEEEGIIATRDLLLKVAKEL encoded by the coding sequence ATGAAAGATTCTATTTTCAACAAACGGGGATTACTATTTGCTTTTTTTGCGATTTTTTTATTCTTTTTTTCATGTAAGGATGAAAAGAAAAAAGAAGATAACATATTAAAGGTTGAGGATACAATTGTTGTAGCTCCTTTTTTTAAATTATCATTGGCACAATGGTCAATGCACAAGATGGTTTTTGATGATAAAGTTAGCCCGTACACCTTTGCCGAAAAAGCTAAAAGCTGGGGATTTTCTGGATTGGAATATGTAAGTGGAATGTATTATGAGGAATTAGAGAAAGAAAATTTTTCTAAAGAGGCGATGGCTGCATTTGTAGAGAAATGTAATGCAGAGAGTAAGAAACATGAAATGACTAATCTATTAATCATGATTGACGGGCAGGGTAATCTTGCTGCAGAGACTTCAGAAGAACGTAAAAAGGCTGTTGAAAATCATTATAAATGGGTAGATGCCGCAGCGGCAATGGGCTGCCATTCCATCCGTGTAAATCTATCAGGAGGTACAAGTACAGAAGAATGGATTACTAGTTCTGTAGACGGTTTAACACAATTGGCAACATATGCTAAAGATAAAAATGTTAATGTAATTGTTGAGAATCATGGTGGTTTCTCTTCAAATGCGGCAGATTTGGCACTGGTAATGAGTAAAGTAAATATGCCAAACTGTGGTACGCTTCCAGATTTTGGAAATTTTTGTATGAAGCGAAAAGATGGTTCTATATATAATGGAGAATGTGCAGAGGAATATGACATGTATAAAGGTGTAAGTGAATTAATGCCCTATGCAAAAGGAGTAAGTGCAAAATCATATAATTTTGATGCTGATGGGAATGAAACTAAAATTGATTTTTCAAAAATGATGAACATCGTAAAAGATGCGGGTTATGAAGGTTTTGTAGGGGTAGAGTATGAAGGAGATGTCTTGACGGAGGAAGAAGGGATTATTGCGACTAGAGATTTATTGCTTAAGGTGGCTAAGGAGTTATAA
- a CDS encoding GMC oxidoreductase, with product MSKFFYNEEQESYDAIVVGTGISGGWAAKELCENGLKTLILERGRMVTHIKDYPTANMDDWDFPNNGELTKEDKDKQLKQARTGYTVKAPQNFWFVNDLEHPYNETKRFDWMRGYHVGGRSIMWGRHSYRWSDIDFEANKKDGIAVDWPVRYKDIAPWYDKIESFIGVSGENLGLEQLPDGQFGPMMDLNCVEQTLRDKVSENFDGRVITAGRVAHITGDKKFDGRTKCQFRNRCIRGCPFGAYFSSNSSTLPAAESTGNLTLRPDSIVSEVIYDDATKKAIGVKVIDRLTKEEFVFKAKVIFLCASSMASTQILMQSKSDRFPNGLGNDSDQLGRNIMDHQLGVGANGKFDGFEDKYYKGRKPNGVYIPRFRNIGGDTDRKDYIRGFGYQGGASRGNWEESIAELSFGKELKNSILKPGGWTIGIMGFGEVLPYEENRMTLDYDKLDGWGLPTITFDAEFKENEWKMREDIKQQAVEMLEKSGFRDVKSFDNPGALGLGIHEMGTARMGRDPKTSVLNGNNQVHAVPNVYVTDGAFMTSASCVNPSLTYMAFTARAANHAAEQIKKGNL from the coding sequence ATGAGCAAATTTTTTTACAACGAAGAACAAGAGTCGTATGATGCGATTGTTGTAGGTACAGGAATAAGTGGTGGATGGGCTGCTAAAGAACTATGCGAAAACGGTCTTAAAACTTTAATTTTAGAACGTGGAAGAATGGTAACACATATTAAGGATTACCCCACAGCTAATATGGACGATTGGGATTTTCCAAATAATGGTGAATTAACAAAAGAAGATAAAGACAAACAACTTAAGCAAGCAAGAACAGGCTACACCGTCAAAGCACCACAAAACTTCTGGTTTGTAAATGATTTAGAGCACCCTTATAACGAAACAAAAAGATTTGACTGGATGCGTGGTTATCACGTTGGTGGTAGATCTATTATGTGGGGTCGTCATAGCTATCGTTGGAGTGATATTGATTTTGAAGCTAATAAAAAAGATGGCATCGCAGTAGATTGGCCCGTTCGTTACAAGGATATTGCCCCTTGGTATGACAAAATAGAATCTTTCATAGGTGTTAGTGGTGAAAATTTAGGCTTGGAACAATTGCCTGATGGCCAATTTGGACCCATGATGGATTTGAACTGCGTAGAACAAACCCTTAGAGATAAAGTTTCTGAGAATTTCGATGGTAGAGTAATAACTGCTGGTCGTGTAGCACACATCACAGGAGACAAAAAATTTGACGGAAGAACTAAATGTCAATTTAGAAACCGTTGTATAAGAGGGTGTCCTTTTGGAGCTTACTTTAGCTCTAATTCTTCTACCTTACCTGCAGCAGAAAGTACAGGAAACTTAACACTACGACCAGATTCTATTGTATCTGAAGTTATCTATGACGATGCTACTAAAAAAGCTATTGGAGTTAAAGTAATAGATCGTCTAACAAAAGAAGAATTTGTATTTAAAGCAAAAGTAATTTTCTTATGTGCTTCATCCATGGCTTCTACTCAAATTTTAATGCAATCTAAATCTGATCGTTTCCCGAACGGATTAGGTAATGACTCTGACCAATTAGGCAGAAACATTATGGACCACCAATTAGGCGTAGGTGCAAATGGAAAGTTTGATGGTTTTGAAGATAAATATTATAAAGGCCGCAAACCAAACGGGGTATATATTCCACGTTTTAGAAATATAGGTGGCGACACAGACCGTAAAGATTATATTCGAGGTTTTGGATACCAAGGAGGTGCAAGCAGAGGAAATTGGGAAGAATCAATTGCTGAATTATCTTTTGGTAAAGAATTAAAAAACAGTATCTTGAAACCGGGTGGTTGGACAATAGGCATCATGGGCTTTGGAGAAGTTTTACCTTACGAGGAAAATAGAATGACTTTAGACTATGATAAATTGGATGGCTGGGGATTACCAACGATTACTTTTGACGCTGAGTTTAAAGAAAACGAATGGAAAATGCGTGAAGACATTAAGCAACAAGCCGTTGAAATGCTTGAAAAATCAGGATTCCGTGATGTTAAATCATTTGATAACCCTGGAGCTTTAGGTTTAGGAATTCATGAAATGGGAACTGCACGTATGGGTAGAGATCCAAAAACATCGGTATTAAACGGAAACAATCAAGTACATGCAGTACCAAACGTTTATGTTACTGATGGAGCTTTCATGACTTCAGCTAGTTGTGTAAACCCTTCATTAACCTATATGGCATTTACTGCAAGAGCTGCAAACCATGCCGCAGAACAAATTAAAAAAGGAAACTTATAA
- a CDS encoding ASCH domain-containing protein, translating to MDNASARNMWGDYLDKHLEDAFVTAPKSIHFCDNEKDANEGAELVLKEIKKATSPSLLGLQLRKEPLPKIGDFLVITDWEGTAKCIVKTTRVKLKPFFSINEEYARQEGEGDKSLSHWKKTHWEYYTRELAPFKREARESMIIVCQEFEKVFG from the coding sequence ATGGACAATGCTTCAGCCCGAAATATGTGGGGCGATTATTTAGACAAACATTTAGAAGACGCTTTCGTTACAGCGCCGAAAAGTATTCATTTTTGTGACAATGAAAAAGATGCCAATGAAGGTGCTGAATTAGTTTTAAAAGAGATAAAAAAAGCGACCTCCCCTTCACTCTTAGGGCTACAATTACGCAAGGAGCCTTTACCTAAAATTGGCGACTTTCTTGTGATTACCGATTGGGAAGGAACTGCAAAATGCATTGTAAAGACTACAAGAGTAAAACTAAAACCATTCTTTAGTATTAATGAAGAATACGCTAGGCAAGAAGGTGAAGGTGATAAAAGTCTAAGCCACTGGAAAAAAACCCATTGGGAGTATTATACACGAGAACTAGCTCCTTTTAAAAGAGAGGCGCGAGAAAGTATGATTATTGTTTGCCAAGAATTTGAAAAAGTATTTGGATAA
- a CDS encoding Gfo/Idh/MocA family protein translates to MAKKIRLGILGGGGDSLIGILHRVASQINDNYEIVGAVFNPKFEDSISFAEEIDIPTNRIYKDFDTLVEEEMKLPEAIRIQVCSVLTPNFLHFPMAKKLLENGFSVICEKPMTTTYEEAKILQATLEKAGTIFAVTHTYTGYPMVRQMREMIKQGALGKIQKVDVRYYQGWLNPVIHDKEKRSSTWRLDPEKAGISCCMGDIGVHAFNMIEFTTGLQVKSILADLNYLYDDNQMDIDGTVLVRFDGNAKGVLRSSQIATGEENGLAIAIYGDKGGFRWEQENPNYLYVMSDDKPLQVYKPGHAYNSKLSLDGTKLPPGHPEGIFDSMANIYLGVAKAIRGQEYNDGEFPTMLDGVRGLNFIESTVASHKNGNTWVVLD, encoded by the coding sequence ATGGCAAAGAAAATTAGATTAGGAATTTTAGGAGGAGGAGGGGACTCTCTTATTGGAATATTACACAGAGTTGCTTCGCAGATAAATGATAATTACGAAATAGTTGGTGCAGTTTTCAATCCCAAATTCGAGGATAGTATTTCATTCGCTGAAGAAATAGATATTCCAACAAATCGAATTTATAAGGATTTTGATACTTTGGTAGAAGAAGAGATGAAACTTCCAGAAGCTATCCGTATTCAAGTGTGTTCTGTGCTAACACCAAATTTTTTGCATTTTCCAATGGCAAAGAAATTATTAGAAAACGGATTTAGCGTTATTTGCGAAAAGCCTATGACGACCACCTATGAGGAAGCTAAAATTTTGCAAGCTACCTTAGAAAAAGCAGGAACAATTTTCGCAGTAACACATACGTATACCGGATATCCTATGGTACGTCAAATGCGTGAAATGATTAAGCAAGGTGCTCTGGGTAAGATTCAGAAGGTAGATGTTCGTTATTACCAAGGGTGGTTGAATCCAGTAATTCATGATAAAGAAAAGAGGTCTTCTACATGGCGATTAGATCCTGAGAAAGCAGGAATTAGCTGCTGCATGGGAGATATAGGAGTGCATGCATTTAATATGATTGAATTTACTACTGGGCTTCAGGTAAAGTCTATTCTAGCAGATTTAAATTACTTGTATGACGACAATCAAATGGATATTGATGGTACGGTATTGGTTCGTTTTGATGGAAATGCAAAAGGAGTGCTACGTTCAAGTCAAATTGCAACCGGTGAAGAAAACGGATTGGCAATTGCCATTTATGGTGATAAAGGCGGATTTAGATGGGAACAAGAAAATCCCAACTACTTATATGTGATGAGTGATGATAAGCCGCTACAAGTATACAAACCGGGTCATGCTTATAATTCTAAACTTTCTTTAGATGGAACAAAATTACCTCCAGGACATCCAGAAGGCATTTTTGATTCTATGGCTAATATTTATTTAGGCGTTGCAAAAGCAATTAGAGGGCAAGAATATAACGATGGTGAGTTTCCAACCATGTTGGACGGAGTAAGAGGATTAAACTTTATAGAAAGCACTGTGGCTTCCCATAAAAATGGGAATACATGGGTAGTTTTAGATTAA
- a CDS encoding nucleoside permease, with amino-acid sequence MKLKVKIQLSFMMFLEFFIWGGWFVTLGTFLGNNLNASGAEIGMAFSTQSWGAIIAPFIIGLIADRYFNAERILGVLHLAGAFLMYQMYGATDFSSFYPYILGYMILYMPTLALVNSISFKQMKDPAKEFSLVRVFGTIGWILAGLIISFVFFWDSPESREVGMLKNTFLMVAIASVVLGLFSFTLPKTPPGVAKGEKVKIADILGLDALRLLKDKNFLIFFISSIFICIPLAFYYQNANPFLSEIGVNNPTGKMTIGQASEVFFMLLLPYFFKKFGFKKTILAGMVAWTLRYMLFAYGNAGEFAFMLILGIGLHGICYDFFFVSGQIYTDSKAGEKYKSAAQGLITLATYGIGMLIGFWVAGKITDTYLVAENLHDWKTIWTYPAIFALGVLVLFMVFFKNEKIEYKD; translated from the coding sequence ATGAAATTAAAAGTGAAGATTCAGTTGTCCTTTATGATGTTTTTAGAGTTTTTCATTTGGGGAGGGTGGTTTGTTACCTTAGGTACTTTTTTAGGCAATAACCTTAATGCAAGTGGCGCTGAAATAGGGATGGCTTTTTCTACGCAGTCATGGGGCGCTATTATCGCACCGTTTATTATAGGGCTTATTGCCGATAGGTATTTTAATGCAGAGCGAATATTAGGAGTATTACATTTAGCGGGTGCTTTTTTAATGTACCAAATGTATGGTGCCACAGATTTCTCTAGCTTCTATCCCTATATATTAGGGTATATGATTTTATATATGCCAACATTGGCATTGGTTAATTCTATATCTTTTAAACAAATGAAAGATCCTGCAAAAGAATTTTCTTTGGTTCGCGTTTTTGGGACTATAGGTTGGATACTTGCAGGCTTAATTATTAGTTTTGTATTTTTCTGGGATTCACCAGAATCGCGTGAGGTTGGAATGCTTAAAAACACCTTTTTGATGGTAGCTATTGCCTCTGTAGTATTAGGTTTGTTTAGCTTTACGCTTCCTAAAACTCCTCCAGGAGTAGCAAAAGGAGAGAAAGTTAAAATAGCAGACATATTAGGGCTTGATGCATTAAGATTGTTAAAAGACAAGAATTTTTTAATTTTCTTTATCTCTTCAATATTTATTTGTATTCCTTTAGCATTTTATTACCAAAATGCGAATCCATTTTTGTCTGAAATAGGAGTTAATAATCCAACAGGGAAGATGACAATAGGACAGGCTTCTGAGGTGTTCTTCATGCTATTATTGCCTTATTTCTTTAAAAAATTTGGATTTAAGAAGACAATTTTAGCAGGAATGGTAGCTTGGACATTGCGCTATATGCTTTTCGCTTATGGTAATGCAGGAGAATTTGCATTTATGCTAATCTTAGGTATTGGCCTTCATGGTATTTGCTATGATTTCTTTTTTGTTTCTGGTCAAATATATACCGATTCTAAGGCGGGAGAAAAATATAAAAGTGCTGCTCAAGGTCTAATAACCCTAGCAACTTATGGCATTGGTATGTTAATTGGTTTTTGGGTTGCTGGTAAAATTACGGATACTTATTTAGTTGCAGAAAATTTACATGATTGGAAAACTATTTGGACCTATCCAGCAATTTTTGCTTTGGGTGTCTTAGTTCTTTTTATGGTGTTTTTTAAAAATGAAAAAATTGAATATAAAGATTAA
- a CDS encoding sugar MFS transporter, with translation MEQMNKRKVFLAACMALIVTSMTFAIRAGILTQLGEDFGITNQELGWINSMAFLGFPLAMLLGGLLFNSLGAKKLLIVAFVCHILGLVLTIFAGGFWTLIISTFFIGFANGSVEAACNPMIADMYTNNRTAMLNKFHVWFPGGLVIGALVSKFMTDGGLNWQLQIATMLIPTAIYGFLIFTQKFPQSENIESNTSANIKALANPLFLFMMVCMTLTATSEFIPQQWIESILGSSGASPMLVLALVTGIMALGRFFAGPIIHKLNPIGVLLMSAIITATAIYFMSVADGAMIYVAAALFALGVCYFWPTMIGFVSEYTSKTGALGMSLLGGAGMFATSIWNPIIGSRLDTEKESAIAVGLIGEVAEVAAGKAVLGFMVYFPLALVVLFGILFVIRKKIEAQRIAQSAH, from the coding sequence ATGGAACAAATGAATAAGCGTAAAGTTTTCTTAGCTGCCTGTATGGCATTAATTGTAACCTCTATGACTTTTGCCATTAGAGCAGGTATTTTAACGCAGTTAGGAGAAGATTTTGGAATTACCAATCAAGAGTTGGGTTGGATCAATAGTATGGCATTCCTTGGGTTTCCATTGGCAATGCTGCTTGGGGGACTTTTGTTTAATTCCTTAGGGGCTAAAAAGCTACTAATTGTTGCTTTTGTTTGCCACATACTAGGATTGGTACTTACCATATTTGCTGGTGGTTTTTGGACTTTGATTATATCAACCTTCTTTATTGGTTTTGCAAATGGTTCTGTAGAAGCGGCATGTAATCCAATGATTGCAGATATGTACACCAATAATAGAACTGCTATGTTGAATAAATTTCATGTTTGGTTTCCTGGAGGTCTTGTAATTGGGGCTTTAGTGTCTAAATTTATGACAGACGGGGGTTTAAATTGGCAGTTACAAATTGCTACGATGTTAATTCCAACAGCTATTTATGGCTTTTTGATATTTACTCAGAAATTTCCTCAAAGTGAAAATATTGAATCCAATACATCAGCTAACATTAAAGCACTAGCAAATCCATTATTCTTATTCATGATGGTATGTATGACACTAACAGCAACTTCAGAATTTATACCGCAACAATGGATAGAATCTATCTTAGGTAGTTCAGGAGCAAGCCCTATGCTTGTTCTAGCTTTAGTTACAGGTATAATGGCTTTAGGTCGCTTTTTTGCAGGGCCAATAATCCATAAGTTAAACCCAATAGGGGTGTTGCTTATGTCTGCAATAATTACCGCTACAGCAATTTATTTTATGAGTGTTGCAGATGGTGCTATGATTTATGTAGCCGCAGCATTATTTGCATTAGGAGTGTGTTATTTCTGGCCTACTATGATTGGGTTTGTATCTGAATATACTTCTAAAACTGGGGCGCTTGGAATGTCATTATTGGGTGGCGCAGGAATGTTTGCAACCTCTATATGGAATCCAATTATTGGCTCAAGATTAGATACTGAAAAAGAAAGTGCAATTGCTGTAGGATTAATAGGAGAAGTTGCTGAAGTTGCAGCAGGGAAAGCAGTATTAGGTTTTATGGTCTACTTTCCACTTGCGTTAGTGGTATTATTTGGGATTCTATTTGTTATCCGTAAAAAAATAGAAGCACAAAGAATTGCGCAATCGGCACATTAA